Proteins encoded by one window of Vigna radiata var. radiata cultivar VC1973A chromosome 5, Vradiata_ver6, whole genome shotgun sequence:
- the LOC106761053 gene encoding heat shock factor protein HSF30 → MKGGIVKEEETIAFAAAAASSPSSSTSNLFPQPREGLHDVGPPPFLTKTFDVVEDPSTNDIVSWSRARNSFVVWDSHKFSTTILPRYFKHNNFSSFVRQLNTYGFRKVDPDKWEFANEGFLAGQRHLLKTIKRRRHVTQTQSHDGGSGACVELGEFGLEGEIERLRRDRTVLMAEIVKLRQQQHNSREQLLSMESRLQVSEKKHQQMMTFLAKALNNQTFIQHFLHRNAQKIELQGARRKRRLTASPSVENLQQDPVIDAALPVEEESTNIESHMESLLSAVCDDDPLESSSELEDPILGSVPTTGGGSDLGVVSDAIWEDLLNQDLVAANHEEEVVIGDFSQVDVPVEDLVADPDEWSEDLQNLVDHMGYLASKP, encoded by the exons ATGAAGGGAGGTAtagtgaaagaggaagaaacaaTCGCATTTGCAGCTGCTGCTGCTTCTTCACCTTCATCCTCAACATCCAACCTCTTCCCGCAACCAAGGGAAGGGTTGCACGATGTGGGTCCACCTCCGTTTCTCACCAAAACCTTCGACGTGGTCGAAGACCCTTCTACTAACGACATCGTTTCCTGGAGCAGAGCACGCAACAGTTTCGTCGTTTGGGACTCTCACAAGTTCTCCACTACCATCTTGCCTCGTTACTTCAAGCACAACAATTTCTCCAGCTTCGTCCGACAACTCAACACCTAT GGTTTTAGAAAAGTTGATCCTGACAAATGGGAATTTGCGAACGAAGGGTTTCTGGCGGGACAGAGGCACTTGTTGAAGACGATCAAGAGAAGGAGGCACGTAACACAGACGCAGTCACATGATGGAGGAAGTGGAGCTTGCGTTGAATTGGGGGAGTTTGGATTGGAAGGTGAGATTGAGAGGTTGAGGAGAGACAGGACAGTTTTGATGGCTGAAATTGTGAAGTTGAGGCAACAACAGCACAATTCAAGGGAGCAATTGTTGTCCATGGAGAGCAGATTGCAAGTCAGCGAGAAGAAACATCAGCAGATGATGACTTTTCTTGCTAAGGCACTCAACAATCAGACTTTTATTCAGCATTTCCTTCACAGGAACGCTCAGAAGATAGAGTTGCAAGGTGCTAGAAGAAAGAGGAGACTGACTGCTTCCCCAAGCGTGGAGAATTTGCAGCAAGATCCGGTGATTGATGCGGCATTACCAGTTGAAGAGGAATCCACTAATATTGAGTCGCATATGGAGTCTCTTCTCTCAGCTGTTTGTGACGATGATCCATTAGAATCGAGCTCTGAATTAGAAGACCCGATTTTAGGTTCAGTTCCTACAACTGGTGGTGGTAGTGATTTGGGGGTGGTAAGTGATGCAATCTGGGAGGACTTACTGAACCAAGACTTGGTTGCTGCGAACCATGAGGAGGAAGTTGTGATTGGTGATTTTTCACAAGTTGATGTTCCTGTGGAGGATTTGGTTGCTGATCCTGATGAGTGGAGTGAGGATTTGCAGAATCTTGTGGATCATATGGGTTATCTTGCGTCCAAACCCTAG